The Paenibacillus dendritiformis region GGTCTTGCTGCTCTGTCAGGAAATGCACATAATCCGCACCTGTCTGCAGGAAGAAGGCATACGCGTCCAGCGGATGATCGTCGGAAGCGAAGGAGATGCAGATGCTGTAGTTGCATTTGGTCTTGACTTCATTATACGTGAAGGCGATCAGGCGAAGCAGTACGGCTGGATTTATCACGGATGGCTGTAGGGCGGCAAAGGCGGAAGGGTATCCATGCTGAAGCATCCGTGAACGGGCGTGGCTCAACGGCTGCAGATAACTGTATGGGGCGCTGTCCACGATGACAAATCCGTACAGATTCTCTTCGCGCTGCAGCATGACGATATGTTCTTTGTTGAGCATGTACAGCCCTTTGAATTGGTACCAGAGATGCTCGTTCCGTTCGTTGCACAGCACGACGTCTTGAACGTTGTGGATTTTGACATTCACGTCATCACCTCGCAAAAAACATAAATAACTTCATATAGAACATAATAACATTTATAAATTTTAAAAACAATAAAAGCATCTATATGGGTATTTTGCTTCCCGGAAGTTTTATATAAGCTTAACTGTGAGGTGACGGGCATGTCGGACTTGAAAATATTTTTGGGCGCACGGATTCGCGAGCTTCGGAAGCAGAGAGGCTATACGCAGGCGGAGCTGGGAGAACAGTGCGGAATGAAGGCTTCGTATATCGGCGGCGCTGAACGCGGCAGCTTGAATATTTCGCTTGATTCGCTGGAACGGATTATTCGTGCGCTGGATGTCAGCATCGAACAATTTTTCTCGTTTGATACGGCAAGCGTAGATGCGGAGCGTCTGGGCATCGCCGGCACCCTTGAACTGCACGTAAAGCTGTTGAAGGGCCGGGAAGCAGAGGATGTGAAGCTGGTCCACCGGATTGCGAAGGACATGCTGGAGACGTTCGACCGGAGATTAAACAATAACTAGAGTAACGAAGAGAATTGAGAGCGGGGAAGCGCGCCATTGGCGAAGCTTCTCTTTTTTTTATTAACAAGCATATGCGAACAGAAATAGGTATTAACCTATGTGTGCCTAAGTGAATATCTTATTGTTAAAGCCATTTTTATTTATGTGGGGGAATCGGTGTGGGATACTATATTACTGTAGAACCAGGTGTAAATTTATATGTGGAGGATATCAATCCAGGGGGCAGCAAGACGATTGTGTTTCTACATGGTTGGCCGCTAAGCCATAAACAGTTTGAGTATCAGTTTGATCTTCTTCCTGCAATGGGATACCGCTGTATAGGAATTGACTGGAGGGGCTTCGGCAAGTCGGATAAACCAATGAGCGGCTACAACTATGACCGATTAGCAGATGATATTCGCTCTGTTGTTGATGCACTACAATTGAAAAACGTTACACTAGCGGGTCACTCTACGGGTGGGGCTATCTCTATTCGTTATATTGCTCGGCATAATGGTTATGGCGTATCTAAACTTGTCCTTATAGACGCTGCAGCTCCTATAGGCTTTACTGCAGAAACTGCGAATAGATTACTTACTCAAGCGTTAAATGACCGTCCTAAGATGATGCGGGAAGTAACAGACACCTTTTTCTTTCAATATATAACAAGTCCATTCTCTGAGTGGTTTTTTCAATTGGGGCTACAAGCAGCAGGTTGGTCAACAGCAGCAATCATCATGACGCTAAGAGATGAGAAGCTTTATGCGGATTTGCAAAAAATACTTGTCCCAACCTTAATCGTTCACGGCGTTCACGACAAAGTTATTCCATTTGCACAAGCTCAGGAACTAAATCAAAAAATAAGAAATTCACAGCTTGTTCCGTTTCATTACAGCGGTCATGGTCCTTTCTGGGAAGAACGTGACAAGTTTAACCAGCTATTGAGGCAATTTATTGGCTGATAGTCCCTATTGTTTAACAGAGTCTAAGAAAATGGAACGGAACTTATGTTATTACTGGAAAATTTCCATCGGGACATGACCCGGCCTATTTCTCTCATCGCGCTTCCGGCCACGCAGCCACGCTGTCTTCGCAGAATAAATTTCTCTCTCTTATCCATACTTAATCTTCCGAGTAAGACTTATTTATCATTATCACTAATGAGTGTATAATTCTATTTACCTATTACGTTTTCTTCTCTTTTTCATCAAAAAGTGACATATATTGAGTTGCAATGTCGAATTTTGCTCCGTATTATTAAGGGGTGGCGTTAATCAATCGACATATAATTGCCGATATTCTGAATAGAGCCTGAGAAGGATCTATTCGGTACGATAGAGCACATAGCCGGATGAGGTGTACTTAAGACCTAATCTGCGCAGCATATCCCGAACGCCCGTCCGCGTCATATGCACCTGGAAATGCTTCTCCAGCAGATCCTGGATGTCACGCATCGACCAGCCCGCAGATGAGCCGCTAGAAGGCATGCGGCTGCTGATGATGCCGATCAGTTCTTCCTCCTGCTCCGGAGTCAGTATTCTTGGCTTCCCGGGAGAAGGAACGTTGGTTAGCAGCTGTTCGAGGCCGCCCTTGTTGAAGATTTTTACATAATTCGATACCGTCTGGCGGTGAATGCCCAGCTGCTGCGCGACATCCTTAGCGGTGTGTCCGGACATGACAAGACGGACGGCCTCCACCTTGATCCGCTGCTTCGGATCTTGGATGGTGGACGTCAAGCGGCTCAAGGAATAAATATTCCATCCATGACGGTTCGTAATTAACAGTTTTCGCATTATCGGCTCACGCTCGTATCTATACTTTTATTCGTAGTATGGGTATTGAAGCATGACGCTATACAGAGAGAGCTACTGCCGCGGAGAGAGAAGCAACCGTACCGTTTACATACAACAAAACTTGATAAAGGCAAACTTGTCGAAAGGCAAGGACGCAAAGCCTCGGGCCTAACTCTCCTTCATGGAGCTATGGCGGCCGGGTTGCCATGTTGAATAGGGGATCCATTCACGTTCTTTATGGTGATGAGGCTATTGCTGAAAGTAGCCTTTTTTCTTTCTATAGAGGATGTTGAAGCCTATGAAGATTGCTGCTCTCCGCTGGGACCGCCATACCGATGATCGCATTGTTCAACGTCTTGTTCCGTTCCTGTCTGCCGAACAGCAGGAGCGGTACGCGAGGCTGAGCCAGCGTGCGGACGGTCATCGCATGGTTATCGCCGAAGTTCTCGTCCGATGCCAGATTTGCCGTCTGACCGGGAGGAGGAATGACGAGATCGCATTCATCCGGAACCGGTTCGGCAAGCCGTATATGGCCCCAAGCAGTTCCATATTTTTTAATATATCGCATTCGGGTTGCTGGATCGTGACGGCTATCGATCGCTGCGATGTCGGCATCGATATCGAGCGGATCAGGCCACTGGAGCCTGAGGAGGCCCGCAATCTGTGCACGCCCCGGGAATACCGGATCGCTTCCGGCCTGGACGCGGATGCGCGCGCCCGCTTTCTCCATTGGCTGTGGACGGCCAAGCAGAGCTATCTCAAAGCCCGCGGAACCGGACGATACGGTCCGCTGGATGAACTGGAGATACTGCCGGACGGAGTTCACCCGTGGCGGCTTCCGTCGGTCTGGCATGCGCGGGGATATGTCTTTACCCGGATTGAGAGTCTGGATACCGGGTATTGTGTGACGGCATGCGGTGTCGATTCCAAGATTGCGCCCATAGAGCATTGGACATTGGAACAATTATTGGATAGGTTCCAACCCTATTGTTCGTCAATGATAAGGAGCTGAATCAATTTGTCTGCCATTCCATTTACTACCGAACAGCTTACGGGCTATGACGCCCATACATTCGAGATTCCTTCTGCCATCGTGGATGGTCTGGAACAGTTGACACGCACCCGTTCGGTCACATTGGAGGCTGCAGTGGGCGTGGCATGGAGCGGTCTGGTTGCGCGATACGATAACGCAGGGGAAGTCGTTCTTCATGCGATGGCCAGCCAGAGCCGGGAAGGCGTGCTGGTGGCGGTTCGTCCGGAGGAGACGCTGTGGAGCGCGGCGGAGGCGCTGTGCGGCCAGTTGCAGACCGGCGGGGAGGACCCGGGTCCTGGCGGCGACATCACGACATGCTGCTGGTGCCAGGATGCCGAGGTGCCCGGCAGGACGAGAGCCGATATTTCGGCCGGAGACCTGCATGCCCGGATTTTGGGTAAGGAAGCGGCTATCCGCGCCCCCTATTTATTTACGATTTATTATCGGCCGGAGCGCTTCAGCCTGGATGCCGCCAAGCAGATGGGGCAGCAGTTCAACCAGATGCTGAGCGAGGCGGTGCAAGCCCCGGATAAGCCGATCGGAGAGTGGGATCTCCTGACGAAGGAGGACATTCAGCGCTTCATCGAGCGGCACAACCGGACGCAATATCCTTATCCGAAGCACCGGACGGTGCCTTCCCTGTTCGAGGAACAGGCGGCCCGCATTCCTGACGAACCGGCCATTATCGAAGAAGGCCGCCAATTTACATACAAGGAATTGAATCAAGCCGCGAACCGGCTTGCCCATTATTTGCGCAAGCAAGGGGTCGAACGCGAGCAAGCGGTAGGCATCCTCGCCGAGCGGACGGCGGAGATGGTCATCGGTATTCTCGCGATCATCAAGGCCGGCGGCGCGTACGTCCCTATCGACCCGGATCATCCGCAGGATCGGATTCAATATTTGCTGGAGGACAGCGGGGCCCGGCTCGTGCTGACGAGCGCCGGGCTGTCCGGACGGTTGCCGGCGGAAGCGGAGCAGGTGCCGTTGGAAGGGACGGCCTGGGCCGATCAGCCGGATCATAATCCGGAACCGGCCGGCGGCGCGGAGGATTTAATTTATATTATCTACACCTCGGGATCGACCGGCAGACCGAAGGGCGTCATGGTGACCCATCGCAACGTGGTCCGGCTCGTCAAAAATACGAATTACGTCGATTTTCAGGCGGGAGATCGCATCCTGCAGACCGGATCGCTCGTGTTCGATGCGTCCACCTTTGAAATCTGGGGCTCGCTCCTGAATGGAATCGGCCTCGTGCTGGTCGACAAGACGACAATATTGGACAGCCGCCAATTGGAGGAAGCGCTGCGCCGCTTCGGCATCACGACGATGTTCCTTACGACGGCGCTGTTCCTGCAGCTGATTGACCGCAACCCGGCCATTTTCAAGCCGGTGCGCCAATTGTTCGTCGGCGGCGAATTGATGTCGCCGAAGCATTTCTACCGGGCGGCGCAGGAGTGCGCGCCGATTCGGCTGTCGAACATCTACGGCCCGACGGAGAATACGACCTTCTCGACTTGCTATGAGCTGAAGGAGGAGCGGGAGGGCCCGATTCCCATCGGGACGCCGATCGGGAACTCGACCGTATATGTCGTCAATGCGCACGGCAAGCTGCAGCCGGCTGGAGCAACCGGGGAGCTGTGGGTCGGCGGAGACGGCGTGGCGCGCGGTTATTTGAACCGTGACGATCTGACGGAGAAAATGTTCATCGACAGCCCGTTCGTGCCGGGGGAACGAATCTACAAGACCGGGGATCTGGTCCGCTTATGCGCGGACGGCCAGCTGGAGTTCGTCGGCCGCAAGGATCATCAGGTCAAAATTCGCGGCTACCGCATGGAGCTCGGCGAGATTGAGGCCCGCATCCACAGCCACAGCCAGGTGAAAGAGACGCTTGTCACCGATTTCGAGGAAGCCCCGGGACAGAAGGCGTTGTGCGCCTACGTCGTCGCGGAAGGCGGGCTGGACGCTGCCGGGTTGAGAGCATACCTGGCGCAGCTGCTGCCGGAATATATGGTTCCCGGCTATTTCATGTTCCTGGAGCGGATGCCGCTGACGATCAACGGCAAGATCGACCGGGCCAAGCTGCCCCGGCCGGAGAGACAAGAGCGGGCGGCCGTGCAGTATACGCCCCCGACGAACGAGACGGAGCGCAAGCTGGCGGCCATCTGGCAGGAGCTGCTTGGCATTGAGCCGATCGGTATCGACGATCATTTCTTTGAACTGGGCGGACACTCGCTCAAGGTGGCTCAATTGCAGGCGCGAATCTATGAGACGTTCCAGGTGACGCTCTCCTTCAAGCTGCTGTTCGAGATGCCGCATATCCGTTCGCTCGCCTCGCTAATCGCCCAGTTGGAGCAGGGCGGCTTCGAAGCGATCGAGCCTGCGCCGGACAAGCCGCATTACCGGCTCGCCCCGGCCCAGCAGCGGATGTACGCCTTGCAGCAGCGGACCGCTATCGGCATGGCGTACCATGTGCCGCTTCTCTACCGCCTGCCGGGGGACTCTGATCCGGAACGGCTGGAGCAGGCGCTGCGGAAGCTGGTGGAGCGCCATGAGGCGCTGCGCACGTCCTTCCATTGGGAGGACGGCGAAGTCGTCCAGCGGGTGCATCCGGCCGTAGACTTCGCCATGCAGCGGCTGGAGGCCGATGGCCGCACGGCAGAGGAGGCAGCCGCATCGTTCCTGCGTCCGTTCCGGATGGAGGAGGCCCCGCTGCTGCGGGCGGCCTGGATCCGGTTGGCGAAAGGCGAGGCGGCGCTGCTGCTTGACGTTCACCATATCGTCTTCGACGGAACGTCGCTCAGCCTTCTGGCCGAGGAATTGGCCGCCCTGTATGCGGGCCGGGCGCTTCCGGCGCAGACGCTGCATTACAAAGATTACGCCGAATGGCAGGCGGAGCGGGAGAACCGCGAGCAGGAAGCGGAAGAGGCGTATTGGCTGCGGATGCTGGAAGGCGAACTGCCGGTGCTGGAGCTGCCGACGGACTTCCCGCGGCCTCCAATGCAGACCTTCGCGGGGGACATCGTCCGCGCGACGCTGCCGGTAGCCGATGCCGCTGCGCTGAAGAAGCTGGCCTCGGAACGGGGGACGACGCTCTATATGGCGCTGCTCGCCGTGTACAACCTGCTGCTGGCCGCTTATGCGGACAAGGAGGATATCATCGTCGGCTGTGCCGTCGCGGCGCGGACGCATCCCGATCTGGAGCGGATGATGGGCATGTTCGTCAATACCTTGCCGATTCGCAGCTACCCGGAAGGGAGCAAGCCGTTCGCGGACTATCTGGCCGAGCTGAAGGAGAGCTTGCTGGCGGCGTATGAATACCAGACGTATCCTCTGGACAAGCTGGTCGACCAGCTGTCCTACCCGCGGGATATGAGCCGCAACCCGCTGTTCGACACGGTATTCGTCATGCAGAACATGGGCGATACGACGCTCGAGCTCGACGGCGCGGCCTGCGAGGCCATTCCTTATCATAACGGCTCCTCGAAGTTCGACGTGACGCTGGAGGCCGTGGAGCGGGAAGATGCCGTCTTGCTTAACTTTGAATACAATACGGCCCTCTTCCGCCGGGATACGATCGAGCGGTTGGCGGGGCACTTCCTGCAGCTCGTGCAGGAGGCGGTACGGAAGCCGGAAGCGTTCATTGGCGAATTGGACATGATTACGGCGCAAGAACGGGAGCAGATCGTCGCCGAGTTCAACCGGACCGAAGCGGACTATCCGCGTGAAGCGACGATTCACGGCCTGTTCGAGGAGCAGGCCCGCCGCACGCCGGATCGCACGGCGGTCACCGATCCGCAGCGCTCGCTTACCTATGCCGAGCTGAATGCGGAAGCGAACCGCCTGGCCCATGAGCTGCGGCGCCGCGGCGTCAGCCGGGAGCAAGCGGTCGGCGTCTTGACCGAGCGGACGGCGGAAATGATCGTCGGCGTGCTGGCCATTATGAAGGCGGGCGGCGCGTATGTGCCTATCGATCCGGATTATCCGGCGGATCGCGTCGATTACTTGCTGGAGGACAGCGGCGCGAAGCTCGTGCTTGCGAGCGGCTCGCTGGCGGGGCAGCTGCCGCCGCACATCGCCCGTGTCGGGTTCGAAGCGGCTGCCGCTGGGGCCGGCTCAAGCGGTGAAGAAGAGGTAGCGATCGATCCGGACGGCGTGAATGAGGCGGAGGATCTCGCCTATCTGATGTACACGTCGGGATCGACGGGCAAGCCGAAGGGGGTTATGGTGACCCACCGCAATGTCATCCGGCTCGTGCAGAATACGAACTTCGTCTCCTTCCGGGAGGACGACTGCATTCTCCAGACGGGCTCACTTGTGTTCGACGCTTCGACACTCGAGATCTGGGGAGCGCTGCTGAACGGCCTGCGCCTGGTGCTCGTCGACAAGATGACGATTCTGGATGAGAGCGCCCTGGCCGAAGCGATTGCACGCCACGAGGTAACGATGATGTGGCTGACCTCGCCGCTGTTCACCCAGCTGGCGGAGAAGAATCCGGAGCTGTTCCGGCCGGTGCGCACGCTGCTTGTCGGCGGCGATGTGCTGTCGCCGAAGCATATCTACCGGGTGCGGGAAGCGAGTGCGCCAATCACGATTATCAACGGGTACGGGCCGACGGAGAATACGACGTTCACGTCCTGCTACGAGATTGCCGGCGAGCGGCCGGGCTCGATCCCGATCGGGAAGCCGATTGCCAATTCGACGGCTTATGTCGTCAACGCGTTCGGCAAGCTGCAGCCGATCGGCGTTCCGGGCGAGCTGTGGGCTGGCGGCGACGGCGTCGCCCGCGGTTACTTGAACCGGAGCGACTTGACCGCCGAGAAGTTCATCGACAGCCCGTTCCGGCCGGGGGAACGGATCTACAAGACCGGCGATCTGGTGCGCTGGCTGCCGGATGGCAATATCGAATTCCTCGGGCGGAAGGATCATCAGGTCAAAATACGCGGCTTCCGCATGGAGCTGGGCGAGATTGAGGCGGAGATCCGCAGTCATCCGCAGGTGAAGGACGTGCTCGTGTCCGTCCGCGAGGAAGCGCCGGGGCAGAAGGCGCTTTGCGCCCATATCGTGGCGGAAGGCGGGCTGACGGCGGCCGATGTCCGCGCCTATGTGCTGGCCAGCCTGCCGGATTATATGGCGCCGGCCTATTATGCCTTCCTGGAGCGCATGCCGCTGACGACGAACGGCAAGATCGACCGTTCGAAGCTGCCGGAGCCGGAGAAGCTCGAAGGCGTATCCGGCAGCATGGCGGCGCCGGAGAACGATATCGAGCAGAAGCTGGCCGACGCGTGGCAGGAGGTGCTCGGGCTGACGGCGGTCGGCGTCGAGGACAACTTCTTCGACATCGGCGGCCATTCCTTGAAGGCGATCACGCTGGTCGCCCGGCTGAAGCAGGAATTCATCGTCGATGTCGCAGACATCTTCGCTTATCCGACGATTCGGCAGCTCGCCCGTCATATCGAGTACCGGCCGAATCATCTGCAGGAGAAGCTGGCGCGCATACGCGAACGGTATGCCGCGGCCCCGGACGGGGAAGCGCCGGCGGTCGCGGAAGCGCGCCGCCGCTACCGCAGCGGCATCGAAGGCCAGATACATCCGGAGGCGCAGCGCCGGACGGAGTACCGCCATGTGCTGCTGACGGGATCGACCGGCTATCTGGGCGCCTATTTGCTGCACGAGATCATCTCGCGCACCGGCAGCGAGGTCAGCGTCATCGTGCGGGGGCGAACGCCAGACGAGGCGCGCGGGCGCTTGGCGGACAAGCTGGCCTACTATTTCGGCCCGGACTGGTTCCCGATGCATGCTGCGCGTATCCACCTCGTGAACGGCGAGCTGTCAGCGGAACGGTTGGGCCTTGAGGCCGAGGACTATGAGCGGCTCGCCGGCGGGATCGACTGCATCGTTCACGCGGCGGCGAACGTGAAGCATTACGGCCACTATGACGAATTCGTGCAGAGCAATGTGACGGCGACGGAACGGTTGATTGAGCTGGCGCTGGAACAGACTCCGAAGGCGTTCCATCATGTGTCGACGATGTCGGTCGGCATGGGCTCCATCGACGGCCGCGCCGAAGTGCTGTTCACGGAAGATGACGGCGATCTCGGCCAGCAGCATCATAACGTCTATGTGAAGACTAAGTTCGAAGCGGAGCTGCGCATTCAGGAAGCCCGCGCCCGCGGCCTGCAGGCGAGCATCTATCGGGTCGGCAATATCGTCTGCCATTCGGACACGGGCCATTTCCAGGAAAATATCGCGGACAACGCTTTTTACAATACGATTAAGTCTTATCTTGGCCTGGGAGCCGTACTGGCGTCGGAGCCGGATACCGATCTGTCCTTCGTCAATCAGGTGAGCGCGGCCATCGTTACGCTGTTCGACAAGCCGGCGCTGTACAACGGAACGTACCACGTGTACAACCCGCATCTAATCAGCTTGTCCGAGCTGCTGGCCGCCCACCCTGGCATCGCGGTGAAGCCGCTGGCTGCGGGTCCGTTCTTCGATGAACTGTACGCCCGCTTCGAGCGGGAAGAGAACCGGGAGGCGGTCGAGAGCGTGCTGCTGCACAACGGCTGGATGGATGAAGCATCCGGAGGGACCGTCTTCGTGCATACGGCGGAACGGACGGCGGTGCTGCTCGCTCGCTTGGGCTTCGCGTGGACGAAGCCGGCTGAGGCGGAATTCCGGCGGCTGCTTGAGCATGCCGAGGCCGTCGGCTTCCTGCCGCCAGCATCAAGCCAGGAATAGGCGGTTCGCCTGTCCGGCCAAGGACGGTCTGATACGGCCTGATTTGGCCTGATACGGTCTGCCCCGCTTGGCGCCCGCGAACCGGTTCGCGCCGCAGAGTCAGGGGTAGACCACGTCTGGGAGGGGATAAGACAGAACAACATAGAGATTGACATCAGGAATGCAAGGCGCATCCTGGAATGGCATGATTTTTACGACCAACTACGACTACATTTTAGGAGGACTTACAACTATGTTTAACGTAAAATACGACGCAGCGAAAAACCGGATTTATATCAAGCTCGAAGGCATGATGGGCATGGACGAGGCGAAGGAGTATGACAATACAACTCGCCAACATGTTGACAAGGCGAAGGAAGGCTACACGTTCTGCATCGATATGGCGGACGCTCAGCCGGCTCCGGCCGACGTAAATGAATATTTGGCGGGCCTGCGCGAATATATGGCCAAGAAGAACATTCTCGGCTCGGCCATGATCGTCAGCTCGGCGCTCACGAAGCTGCAGCTGTCCCGGTTGATCAAGGAGCTCGGCGGCGACAACGGCGTCTTCCAGAGCTACGAAGAAGCGGACAAATATCTCGACAGCTTTAAATAAGAATGCGGACTGACTGCGAAAAAGACTTGCCCGCGATGCGGGGAGTCTTTTTCCACATAGATGCCCGTAACGAATAAAGAATGGAATGACTTGTGTTCAACGAATACAACCCGAAGGTGAGAAGACAATGAACGCTCAAATTACATCCGTGACCAAACGGCTGAAATTCATGGGCAACTGGTGGCATAAGTCGCTGTTGGCGCGAATCCTCGTTCCCATGACGCTGTTGACTTTGCTTATCATTGCAGCCACAAGCATGGTCAATATCAATTTTTTGAAAGAAACGATAACGGACCTGATGGTTAAAGATACGGAGCAAGACGCCGCCCATGT contains the following coding sequences:
- a CDS encoding alpha/beta fold hydrolase, producing MGYYITVEPGVNLYVEDINPGGSKTIVFLHGWPLSHKQFEYQFDLLPAMGYRCIGIDWRGFGKSDKPMSGYNYDRLADDIRSVVDALQLKNVTLAGHSTGGAISIRYIARHNGYGVSKLVLIDAAAPIGFTAETANRLLTQALNDRPKMMREVTDTFFFQYITSPFSEWFFQLGLQAAGWSTAAIIMTLRDEKLYADLQKILVPTLIVHGVHDKVIPFAQAQELNQKIRNSQLVPFHYSGHGPFWEERDKFNQLLRQFIG
- a CDS encoding 4'-phosphopantetheinyl transferase family protein, with the translated sequence MKIAALRWDRHTDDRIVQRLVPFLSAEQQERYARLSQRADGHRMVIAEVLVRCQICRLTGRRNDEIAFIRNRFGKPYMAPSSSIFFNISHSGCWIVTAIDRCDVGIDIERIRPLEPEEARNLCTPREYRIASGLDADARARFLHWLWTAKQSYLKARGTGRYGPLDELEILPDGVHPWRLPSVWHARGYVFTRIESLDTGYCVTACGVDSKIAPIEHWTLEQLLDRFQPYCSSMIRS
- a CDS encoding helix-turn-helix domain-containing protein, translating into MSDLKIFLGARIRELRKQRGYTQAELGEQCGMKASYIGGAERGSLNISLDSLERIIRALDVSIEQFFSFDTASVDAERLGIAGTLELHVKLLKGREAEDVKLVHRIAKDMLETFDRRLNNN
- a CDS encoding helix-turn-helix domain-containing protein is translated as MRKLLITNRHGWNIYSLSRLTSTIQDPKQRIKVEAVRLVMSGHTAKDVAQQLGIHRQTVSNYVKIFNKGGLEQLLTNVPSPGKPRILTPEQEEELIGIISSRMPSSGSSAGWSMRDIQDLLEKHFQVHMTRTGVRDMLRRLGLKYTSSGYVLYRTE
- a CDS encoding non-ribosomal peptide synthetase — its product is MSAIPFTTEQLTGYDAHTFEIPSAIVDGLEQLTRTRSVTLEAAVGVAWSGLVARYDNAGEVVLHAMASQSREGVLVAVRPEETLWSAAEALCGQLQTGGEDPGPGGDITTCCWCQDAEVPGRTRADISAGDLHARILGKEAAIRAPYLFTIYYRPERFSLDAAKQMGQQFNQMLSEAVQAPDKPIGEWDLLTKEDIQRFIERHNRTQYPYPKHRTVPSLFEEQAARIPDEPAIIEEGRQFTYKELNQAANRLAHYLRKQGVEREQAVGILAERTAEMVIGILAIIKAGGAYVPIDPDHPQDRIQYLLEDSGARLVLTSAGLSGRLPAEAEQVPLEGTAWADQPDHNPEPAGGAEDLIYIIYTSGSTGRPKGVMVTHRNVVRLVKNTNYVDFQAGDRILQTGSLVFDASTFEIWGSLLNGIGLVLVDKTTILDSRQLEEALRRFGITTMFLTTALFLQLIDRNPAIFKPVRQLFVGGELMSPKHFYRAAQECAPIRLSNIYGPTENTTFSTCYELKEEREGPIPIGTPIGNSTVYVVNAHGKLQPAGATGELWVGGDGVARGYLNRDDLTEKMFIDSPFVPGERIYKTGDLVRLCADGQLEFVGRKDHQVKIRGYRMELGEIEARIHSHSQVKETLVTDFEEAPGQKALCAYVVAEGGLDAAGLRAYLAQLLPEYMVPGYFMFLERMPLTINGKIDRAKLPRPERQERAAVQYTPPTNETERKLAAIWQELLGIEPIGIDDHFFELGGHSLKVAQLQARIYETFQVTLSFKLLFEMPHIRSLASLIAQLEQGGFEAIEPAPDKPHYRLAPAQQRMYALQQRTAIGMAYHVPLLYRLPGDSDPERLEQALRKLVERHEALRTSFHWEDGEVVQRVHPAVDFAMQRLEADGRTAEEAAASFLRPFRMEEAPLLRAAWIRLAKGEAALLLDVHHIVFDGTSLSLLAEELAALYAGRALPAQTLHYKDYAEWQAERENREQEAEEAYWLRMLEGELPVLELPTDFPRPPMQTFAGDIVRATLPVADAAALKKLASERGTTLYMALLAVYNLLLAAYADKEDIIVGCAVAARTHPDLERMMGMFVNTLPIRSYPEGSKPFADYLAELKESLLAAYEYQTYPLDKLVDQLSYPRDMSRNPLFDTVFVMQNMGDTTLELDGAACEAIPYHNGSSKFDVTLEAVEREDAVLLNFEYNTALFRRDTIERLAGHFLQLVQEAVRKPEAFIGELDMITAQEREQIVAEFNRTEADYPREATIHGLFEEQARRTPDRTAVTDPQRSLTYAELNAEANRLAHELRRRGVSREQAVGVLTERTAEMIVGVLAIMKAGGAYVPIDPDYPADRVDYLLEDSGAKLVLASGSLAGQLPPHIARVGFEAAAAGAGSSGEEEVAIDPDGVNEAEDLAYLMYTSGSTGKPKGVMVTHRNVIRLVQNTNFVSFREDDCILQTGSLVFDASTLEIWGALLNGLRLVLVDKMTILDESALAEAIARHEVTMMWLTSPLFTQLAEKNPELFRPVRTLLVGGDVLSPKHIYRVREASAPITIINGYGPTENTTFTSCYEIAGERPGSIPIGKPIANSTAYVVNAFGKLQPIGVPGELWAGGDGVARGYLNRSDLTAEKFIDSPFRPGERIYKTGDLVRWLPDGNIEFLGRKDHQVKIRGFRMELGEIEAEIRSHPQVKDVLVSVREEAPGQKALCAHIVAEGGLTAADVRAYVLASLPDYMAPAYYAFLERMPLTTNGKIDRSKLPEPEKLEGVSGSMAAPENDIEQKLADAWQEVLGLTAVGVEDNFFDIGGHSLKAITLVARLKQEFIVDVADIFAYPTIRQLARHIEYRPNHLQEKLARIRERYAAAPDGEAPAVAEARRRYRSGIEGQIHPEAQRRTEYRHVLLTGSTGYLGAYLLHEIISRTGSEVSVIVRGRTPDEARGRLADKLAYYFGPDWFPMHAARIHLVNGELSAERLGLEAEDYERLAGGIDCIVHAAANVKHYGHYDEFVQSNVTATERLIELALEQTPKAFHHVSTMSVGMGSIDGRAEVLFTEDDGDLGQQHHNVYVKTKFEAELRIQEARARGLQASIYRVGNIVCHSDTGHFQENIADNAFYNTIKSYLGLGAVLASEPDTDLSFVNQVSAAIVTLFDKPALYNGTYHVYNPHLISLSELLAAHPGIAVKPLAAGPFFDELYARFEREENREAVESVLLHNGWMDEASGGTVFVHTAERTAVLLARLGFAWTKPAEAEFRRLLEHAEAVGFLPPASSQE